One Tachysurus fulvidraco isolate hzauxx_2018 chromosome 2, HZAU_PFXX_2.0, whole genome shotgun sequence DNA segment encodes these proteins:
- the pex6 gene encoding peroxisome assembly factor 2 isoform X2 — protein sequence MAAPMKFVCLDQFPPDLHPLQAVVHKLQLIRMFSNCTETSCALLLSIQETQPFTKSTVLVCAHISAEELPDCTVHSNSSTLAVYVSKTFLSHYSFQEEKSGIARILQLLPLGKIVIGARTKQSFRWASSEEFSSFLLVLASCPGQTLLVSRGDPLVLPHHPLLGDNATLVRQYLSDLVVLDCTPLRQGMITVNTTVVVSDCRDILHSHGVLDSADSSVNNRPSSVSLFVSDFAHYANSLGPGSSLLSNRLLISSQFTEVLQALECRLDVKVTCDHARLCRLATSGIKIGKNAELDMDSSIFVSKNLLLKLGLFNGEWVMAALGKVKRCSGAEGAQSPPDSESGTKPVAKAKGDSQLAKIVAFIKSSDVDVSDNAGFISPLLWFNLSNGEAAPVGSKSLKIKRWNQASLPSGSKLSASVCCSAAPPYAKELHIEAVISPDYDIHSPFDNVLFKHFSTPRLVKQGIIVGTPTHGHPDFMESISYGITRWPVLYFKVKQVSGFSEDEADVGSYLADTEHTSLYMRGFTNSLAPSSISEAGLSFWTSLVPPGLSGIVEKLVSIIQPHVTESLRQACSVLLMGPDACGKVTVVKAACRRLHLHLLKVDCVTLCGDTAAACESKMKAAFQRAELHHPCVLLLRNLHLLGQRQDRTEPDSRVTSAVCHLISHTCSSVIVVGCVHGQRDLSSDVMPAFVHQVVMESPTEEQRKAMLASLSQELPLGKDVSLAKIAKQTAGFILGDFCALLTGAGKAAHQRLLKTYYPHGASVQEEEDLCVFGVTITGADFTTALEALQEAHSQSIGAPKIPSVKWQDVGGLQQVKKEILDTIQLPLEHPELLSVGLRRSGLLLYGPPGTGKTLLAKAVATECSMTFLSVKGPELINMYVGQSEENIREVFCKARSAAPCIIFFDELDSLAPNRGRSGDSGGVMDRIIRT from the exons ATGGCGGCGCCCATGAAGTTCGTCTGCCTGGATCAGTTTCCTCCCGATTTGCACCCTTTGCAAGCAGTCGTCCATAAGTTACAGTTAATTCGGATGTTTTCGAACTGCACTGAAACTTCATGCGCGCTGTTATTATCCATTCAGGAAACTCAGCCGTTCACAAAGTCGACAGTTTTAGTGTGCGCGCACATCTCAGCCGAGGAGCTGCCTGACTGCACGGTCCATAGTAACAGCAGCACTCTGGCAGTTTATGTGTCTAAAACTTTCCTAAGTCACTACAGTTTTCAGGAGGAAAAGTCAGGAATCGCGCGTATTCTACAGCTTTTGCCTTTGGGTAAGATAGTTATTGGTGCTCGCACGAAGCAGAGCTTCAGATGGGCATCTTCTGAAGAATTCTCCAGTTTCCTGCTAGTTTTGGCTTCGTGTCCTGGACAAACTCTTTTGGTGAGCAGAGGTGACCCTCTGGTTTTACCACACCATCCTCTGCTTGGTGATAACGCGACTCTGGTGCGTCAATATCTGTCTGATTTGGTCGTGCTGGACTGCACACCTCTTAGGCAGGGTATGATCACTGTGAACACTACTGTTGTAGTCTCTGATTGCAGGGACATTTTGCATAGCCATGGTGTTTTGGACTCTGCTGACAGCAGCGTAAACAACAGACCGTCCAGTGTGTCCTTGTTTGTCTCTGATTTTGCTCATTATGCGAACAGTCTTGGCCCTGGGAGCTCCTTACTGAGCAACCGACTTTTGATCAGTTCTCAGTTCACAGAGGTTCTTCAAGCCCTTGAGTGCAGGCTGGATGTGAAGGTCACATGTGACCATGCCAGGCTTTGCAGGTTGGCAACATCTGGAATTAAAATAGGAAAGAATGCAGAGTTGGACATGGACAGCTCTATTTTTGTGAGCAAAAACCTGTTGTTAAAGTTAGGGTTGTTTAACGGTGAGTGGGTCATGGCTGCTTTGGGAAAAGTAAAAAGATGTTCTGGAGCTGAAGGGGCACAAAGTCCTCCAGACAGTGAAAGTGGAACAAAGCCTGTGGCTAAGGCAAAAGGAGATAGTCAGCTGGCTAAAATTGTGGCTTTTATTAAGTCCTCAGACGTGGATGTTAGTGATAACGCAGGTTTCATTTCACCGCTTCTGTGGTTTAATTTGTCCAATGGAGAAGCTGCACCTGTTGGAAGTAAAAGTCTCAAAATAAAG agaTGGAACCAGGCATCATTACCGTCGGGATCCAAACTGTCTGCAAGTGTATGTTGTTCTGCTGCGCCTCCATATGCCAAAGAACTACACATTGAAGCAGTTATATCTCCAGATTATGACATCCACAGCCCCTTTGATAATGTTCTCTTTAAGCATTTTAGCACACCAAG acttgtCAAGCAGGGGATTATAGTGGGTACTCCAACACATGGTCATCCTGATTTCATGGAAAGCATCTCTTATGGTATCACAAG ATGGCCAGTCTTGTATTTTAAAGTAAAGCAGGTGTCCGGCTTTTCTGAGGATGAGGCAGATGTTGGATCGTATCTTGCTGATACAGAACACACCTCTCTGTATATG AGAGGTTTTACCAATAGTCTGGCACCGTCCTCCATTTCAGAGGCAGGTCTGTCGTTCTGGACGAGTCTTGTGCCTCCAGGACTCTCTGGCATTGTTGAGAAATTGGTCTCCATCATCCAGCCGCACGTTACGGAAAG TTTGAGGCAAGCCTGCTCTGTCCTTCTCATGGGTCCAGATGCTTGCGGTAAGGTCACCGTAGTCAAGGCGGCTTGTCGGAGGCTTCATCTTCACCTGCTAAAG GTGGACTGTGTGACCCTGTGCGGAGACACTGCAGCTGCCTGCGAGTCCAAGATGAAGGCAGCATTCCAAAGAGCCGAGCTCCATCACCCCTGTGTGCTTCTGCTGAGGAACCTACACTTACTCGGCCAACGGCAAGACCGCACCGAACCCGATTCCAGAGTGACCTCGGCAGTCTGCCATCTCATATCTCATACTTGCTCAAG TGTAATCGTGGTTGGCTGTGTGCATGGCCAGCGGGATTTGTCCTCAGATGTGATGCCAGCCTTTGTGCACCAGGTGGTGATGGAGAGTCCCACAGAGGAGCAGAGGAAAGCCATGCTTGCCAGCCTCAGTCAAGAGCTCCCTCTAGGCAAAGATGTCAGTCTGGCCAAGATTGCTAAACAGACAGCG GGTTTCATTTTGGGAGATTTCTGCGCACTTCTCACTGGTGCTGGGAAAGCAGCTCATCAGCGTTTACTGAAGACTTA TTATCCACATGGAGCCAGTGTTCAGGAAGAGgaggacctgtgtgtgtttggtgtgacTATTACAGGAGCTGACTTCACCACAGCACTGGAGGCTCTGCAAGAGGCTCACTCCCAGTCAATCGGTGCTCCAAAG ATCCCGTCAGTGAAGTGGCAGGATGTGGGTGGTCTGCAGCAGGTCAAGAAGGAGATCCTGGACACCATCCAACTCCCTCTAGAGCATCCAGAGCTGCTCTCAGTGGGACTGAGACGCTCTGGCCTGCTGCTCTACGGACCTCCAGGCACCGGCAAGACGCTACTGGCCAAAGCTGTGGCCACTGAGTGCTCCATGACCTTCCTCAG TGTCAAAGGTCCAGAGCTCATTAACATGTATGTTGGTCAGAGCGAGGAAAACATCAGAGAGG
- the pex6 gene encoding peroxisome assembly factor 2 isoform X3 translates to MAAPMKFVCLDQFPPDLHPLQAVVHKLQLIRMFSNCTETSCALLLSIQETQPFTKSTVLVCAHISAEELPDCTVHSNSSTLAVYVSKTFLSHYSFQEEKSGIARILQLLPLGKIVIGARTKQSFRWASSEEFSSFLLVLASCPGQTLLVSRGDPLVLPHHPLLGDNATLVRQYLSDLVVLDCTPLRQGMITVNTTVVVSDCRDILHSHGVLDSADSSVNNRPSSVSLFVSDFAHYANSLGPGSSLLSNRLLISSQFTEVLQALECRLDVKVTCDHARLCRLATSGIKIGKNAELDMDSSIFVSKNLLLKLGLFNGEWVMAALGKVKRCSGAEGAQSPPDSESGTKPVAKAKGDSQLAKIVAFIKSSDVDVSDNAGFISPLLWFNLSNGEAAPVGSKSLKIKRWNQASLPSGSKLSASVCCSAAPPYAKELHIEAVISPDYDIHSPFDNVLFKHFSTPRLVKQGIIVGTPTHGHPDFMESISYGITRWPVLYFKVKQVSGFSEDEADVGSYLADTEHTSLYMRGFTNSLAPSSISEAGLSFWTSLVPPGLSGIVEKLVSIIQPHVTESLRQACSVLLMGPDACGKVTVVKAACRRLHLHLLKVDCVTLCGDTAAACESKMKAAFQRAELHHPCVLLLRNLHLLGQRQDRTEPDSRVTSAVCHLISHTCSSVIVVGCVHGQRDLSSDVMPAFVHQVVMESPTEEQRKAMLASLSQELPLGKDVSLAKIAKQTAGFILGDFCALLTGAGKAAHQRLLKTYYPHGASVQEEEDLCVFGVTITGADFTTALEALQEAHSQSIGAPKIPSVKWQDVGGLQQVKKEILDTIQLPLEHPELLSVGLRRSGLLLYGPPGTGKTLLAKAVATECSMTFLSVKGPELINMYVGQSEENIREVFCKARSAAPCIIFFDELDSLAPNRGRSGDSGGVMDRS, encoded by the exons ATGGCGGCGCCCATGAAGTTCGTCTGCCTGGATCAGTTTCCTCCCGATTTGCACCCTTTGCAAGCAGTCGTCCATAAGTTACAGTTAATTCGGATGTTTTCGAACTGCACTGAAACTTCATGCGCGCTGTTATTATCCATTCAGGAAACTCAGCCGTTCACAAAGTCGACAGTTTTAGTGTGCGCGCACATCTCAGCCGAGGAGCTGCCTGACTGCACGGTCCATAGTAACAGCAGCACTCTGGCAGTTTATGTGTCTAAAACTTTCCTAAGTCACTACAGTTTTCAGGAGGAAAAGTCAGGAATCGCGCGTATTCTACAGCTTTTGCCTTTGGGTAAGATAGTTATTGGTGCTCGCACGAAGCAGAGCTTCAGATGGGCATCTTCTGAAGAATTCTCCAGTTTCCTGCTAGTTTTGGCTTCGTGTCCTGGACAAACTCTTTTGGTGAGCAGAGGTGACCCTCTGGTTTTACCACACCATCCTCTGCTTGGTGATAACGCGACTCTGGTGCGTCAATATCTGTCTGATTTGGTCGTGCTGGACTGCACACCTCTTAGGCAGGGTATGATCACTGTGAACACTACTGTTGTAGTCTCTGATTGCAGGGACATTTTGCATAGCCATGGTGTTTTGGACTCTGCTGACAGCAGCGTAAACAACAGACCGTCCAGTGTGTCCTTGTTTGTCTCTGATTTTGCTCATTATGCGAACAGTCTTGGCCCTGGGAGCTCCTTACTGAGCAACCGACTTTTGATCAGTTCTCAGTTCACAGAGGTTCTTCAAGCCCTTGAGTGCAGGCTGGATGTGAAGGTCACATGTGACCATGCCAGGCTTTGCAGGTTGGCAACATCTGGAATTAAAATAGGAAAGAATGCAGAGTTGGACATGGACAGCTCTATTTTTGTGAGCAAAAACCTGTTGTTAAAGTTAGGGTTGTTTAACGGTGAGTGGGTCATGGCTGCTTTGGGAAAAGTAAAAAGATGTTCTGGAGCTGAAGGGGCACAAAGTCCTCCAGACAGTGAAAGTGGAACAAAGCCTGTGGCTAAGGCAAAAGGAGATAGTCAGCTGGCTAAAATTGTGGCTTTTATTAAGTCCTCAGACGTGGATGTTAGTGATAACGCAGGTTTCATTTCACCGCTTCTGTGGTTTAATTTGTCCAATGGAGAAGCTGCACCTGTTGGAAGTAAAAGTCTCAAAATAAAG agaTGGAACCAGGCATCATTACCGTCGGGATCCAAACTGTCTGCAAGTGTATGTTGTTCTGCTGCGCCTCCATATGCCAAAGAACTACACATTGAAGCAGTTATATCTCCAGATTATGACATCCACAGCCCCTTTGATAATGTTCTCTTTAAGCATTTTAGCACACCAAG acttgtCAAGCAGGGGATTATAGTGGGTACTCCAACACATGGTCATCCTGATTTCATGGAAAGCATCTCTTATGGTATCACAAG ATGGCCAGTCTTGTATTTTAAAGTAAAGCAGGTGTCCGGCTTTTCTGAGGATGAGGCAGATGTTGGATCGTATCTTGCTGATACAGAACACACCTCTCTGTATATG AGAGGTTTTACCAATAGTCTGGCACCGTCCTCCATTTCAGAGGCAGGTCTGTCGTTCTGGACGAGTCTTGTGCCTCCAGGACTCTCTGGCATTGTTGAGAAATTGGTCTCCATCATCCAGCCGCACGTTACGGAAAG TTTGAGGCAAGCCTGCTCTGTCCTTCTCATGGGTCCAGATGCTTGCGGTAAGGTCACCGTAGTCAAGGCGGCTTGTCGGAGGCTTCATCTTCACCTGCTAAAG GTGGACTGTGTGACCCTGTGCGGAGACACTGCAGCTGCCTGCGAGTCCAAGATGAAGGCAGCATTCCAAAGAGCCGAGCTCCATCACCCCTGTGTGCTTCTGCTGAGGAACCTACACTTACTCGGCCAACGGCAAGACCGCACCGAACCCGATTCCAGAGTGACCTCGGCAGTCTGCCATCTCATATCTCATACTTGCTCAAG TGTAATCGTGGTTGGCTGTGTGCATGGCCAGCGGGATTTGTCCTCAGATGTGATGCCAGCCTTTGTGCACCAGGTGGTGATGGAGAGTCCCACAGAGGAGCAGAGGAAAGCCATGCTTGCCAGCCTCAGTCAAGAGCTCCCTCTAGGCAAAGATGTCAGTCTGGCCAAGATTGCTAAACAGACAGCG GGTTTCATTTTGGGAGATTTCTGCGCACTTCTCACTGGTGCTGGGAAAGCAGCTCATCAGCGTTTACTGAAGACTTA TTATCCACATGGAGCCAGTGTTCAGGAAGAGgaggacctgtgtgtgtttggtgtgacTATTACAGGAGCTGACTTCACCACAGCACTGGAGGCTCTGCAAGAGGCTCACTCCCAGTCAATCGGTGCTCCAAAG ATCCCGTCAGTGAAGTGGCAGGATGTGGGTGGTCTGCAGCAGGTCAAGAAGGAGATCCTGGACACCATCCAACTCCCTCTAGAGCATCCAGAGCTGCTCTCAGTGGGACTGAGACGCTCTGGCCTGCTGCTCTACGGACCTCCAGGCACCGGCAAGACGCTACTGGCCAAAGCTGTGGCCACTGAGTGCTCCATGACCTTCCTCAG TGTCAAAGGTCCAGAGCTCATTAACATGTATGTTGGTCAGAGCGAGGAAAACATCAGAGAGG